In Miscanthus floridulus cultivar M001 unplaced genomic scaffold, ASM1932011v1 os_933_2_3, whole genome shotgun sequence, the genomic stretch GCCACCATTTGTGCCTACAAAAATTGAATGTAGTAAATAAGAAGTCCATAGAACAGTGTTCAACCAGGCATGTAATTGAGTATAGTAGATGTATCCTATCATTTTGTAACTTACATATATTTCATTGGCAAGAGGAGTTCAACCACTTTGGGGACTATTCATGCATTCACCAAAGAAATCAACAACATCAGGTTCCATGTCGTTGTACTTAGCCCTCTACAACATTTAAAAAACTTGGATTACAATGAAGCTAAAGAGAGGGTGAACTCTGAAATCTTAACTATGAGGTGCCACTGAAATTATTTGTGTGACCATGAAATCTGAACTAGGAACACTTAGCAGCAAGATTGGTTTTACTGAAATCTAAACTAGGAACTAGGAACGCATGCCAATAGCTAGATGCCAATTATTGTGCTAGAAATCACTAGACATAAGATTGGTTTTTGTATATTCTAAGAAATCAAACAGCATGTGATAACTTGACACAAACCAAGCACATGGTAAGTACTCTGTTAAGATTGACCCATCTTTCTTGCTAATTATATAGAAAACACAATGCCAGCTTTGTAGCAAACTTTCAAGCAAGCATGTACATACAGTTTGCATTGCACAGTAACGAAAAGGTTCAAGCCATTCATCAGGCAATCAGGTTTGCCTCCAAAACCTTTCACATTTCAGTGGAAGAAGCAATAGTATGCTTACCAGGCTGTACCGATGGGCAATATAGGACCTAGATCCAGTCCTTTGGTGTAGCTGCACTTGGCCTCGGTTGACTTTATTCTTAGCACATCTCTCCTGCACCACAAATGCAATACGAAGTTTACATTGACATGCACAGTTTGCATTCCATATTAACAAAAGTAGTTGATGCTGGTCATGGACCTGATTCTTTGGGTCACACCAATACTCCACTAGTTTGATCCAttcctctttcttcatctttggtGGAGGTTCTTTGGCCAACAACTATTCTCTTGACAGTGACTCATCGAAGTACTTCCTTTTTAGGTGATACCTCGTCTGCCTTACTCCCCTCTTAATGATATCAGTGCATGCATCAAGGCTTGGTCCCTCGTTCTTAACGTCCACATCCAACCTAGACTGCAGGCACACAAATGATTTAGTAGACACAATTTTCACATAGGATTAGACTAATGCAGGGAAGTACTTGGAGTGAATTAGATATCTCACCACCACTTTCTAAAGCACTTTGTTGACTTCTTGTTGCCCCGCCTCATCGTTATAATCCTTCCAGGATGGGAAGATAGGCAAGTTGTCTCTAAGGAGCACGCTAGTTTCTGATGCCAGCTTTGCTGCCTGAAGTGGTACATCAGGTCTTTTCTTCCCTTTAGCCACTTGGATAGCCAGCTTCTTTCCTCTATTTAGCATCTTCTCTAATCCATGACCCATGGTTTTCTTGCGGACTTCCTTTTGGCGCACTGCATTGGCAAATAATAAGCAACATGTGTTGCTATAGCAGTAACAAAGGATCATACTGAATGGAGAAAATAATGTTTGGAAACATGTATTGTTTACCTGGAACCAAGTCACCAACTCGTTCTCCTTCATCTGTATGACCCTATGAAGTAGCAGCCCCAAATTGTTCAACTGACTCATTGAGGTCATTGCTTTGCCTAGAACTCTGTGCACTTGGCGAGGTTTCCAGCACTTGGTTTACACTAGTTGTGGGAGTAGGTTCACGAGACAAGGTACCAGGGTTTGGACTAGGCGTAGACCTTGCTGCAGTTTGCCTAGGAGGACTAGGCACTATGTTTGGAAGAGGTGAAGACATGGCTGCACCTGCCGTAGACATGGCTGCATCATTGGGAGTAGGCTGATGAGACAAGGTAGCAGTGGAGACACTAGGATGATATGCAGGGTTTGCACCAGCCATAGGCTTGGCTGCAGTTTGCCTAGTGAACTTACGAGGACTAGGCACTATGTTTGGAAGAGGTGAAGACATGGCTAGACTGGTcctagtgattattggatgagtAGGCACTGTGCTTGTAGTTTGGTTGGTCTGGCTACTACTTGTAGTGAGCTAGGCTTGTAGTTGGCTGGTACTAGAAACAGGTGGAGGTTTAGGGTTGGCTTTGGAAGTGTACTTAGGAGGCAAGGGATGTCTTATTTTAGGTGGTGGACGGCCACCAGGTGAAGGCATGGCTACACTTTGCCTAGTCAATCTGGTTAGCGTGCGCGGTGGCTCCTGGTTGGCAGCCACCTTTGTTGCCAACTTTTGCTTCTTTGGGCGAGTTCCTAGCACCATTGGACTTTCCTGACAAGAGAAAATGTATCTTATTAATTATGAAATAAGTGTCAAGTAGATCAATGAACTGCACTGAAGAATATGATTGAAATGGACAGACCATAAACTTGTCAATTGCCTAGTAATGCATCTCACCTCATCAGAATCATCAGTGTGAGATTGGTTATCAATATCAGATGATGGATCATAATCATTGTCAGAATCATGATTGTCAGATAGTAGTTTCTTCCCTTTGCCCTCAGGCTGTTTTGGCATAGAACCTCTAATCTCTTCTGTTAAGATTCGAATACCCAAAGATTTAAAAACATCTTGAATTTCCTTAACATTCTTGTCCCTGTCCCGCTCATActtggttttggtcattttctTCTATTACTTATTACATGCAAACGCATAGAATGAGCAGAAACTGGAGTCAGTTTCTGAAAAGAATTTGAAGAAAAAACTAACACATCAGTAGTGAAATtgtaaagaaacaaaaaaaacagaATAAAATGAACAAAATGGGTTCCTTTGTCTTAACCAGTGGAATTATTCAATTAAGCAAAAGTAGTTTAGCATAATTCGATCATAGTGTTAAGCCTAGGCCCATCAATTCACATAACTAAAGGTAGGATCAGAGAGGACTCTCACAAGCAAGTGTAGTTTGTACTGTCTTTGTAGTTAAAAGAACACACAGTGAACTTGTGAAATACTTGGTGCCTACCATTATGAAATATTAACACAAAGCACTTAAACTTTTGTGTTAATGATTTTGCTGGCAGTGGCAAGGCATCAATTGTGTTAGGCAGACAACAGGTATTTCACAAGGATCTAAAAGGATTCACATCTCCAACATACATCTCCAACAAGAGCACTTCCCATCACACAAAACCACATACATCTCCAACATAAATCTGAAAGGATTCACATCTCCAACAAAATTAACATAATTTGTCATGTTGAGCACAAAGCATTGATCTTGACTAACATTGCAGGGGAGGGTGGGGTTGGATCTAGCAGTTGGTCTTACCGTAGACGATGGCTGAAGCACGTTCTTGGAGGAATCCCAAAGAAACAACGGCGTGTAGGCCGGCGGCGTCTGCTTTGTCAGAGTAGAACGACAGACCAGCATGGAGGGTTATAGGGTGGCAGAGGTACCACTAGCGTTGGTGTAGTGGCGGTGCCCCACCTGCCTCGAGCCAGTGACGGAGGTACCACCGGCGTTGGTGTAGTGGCGGTGCCGCTCCGTCCTCTGGCCGGTGGCAGGTGCGTGGTAGTAGGTTTAGGGTTTTGGGATGGTGTGGTGGCCGGTTtaggggagggaggaggaagcTAGGATttaggggagggaggaggaggccatGGTCTATGGTGTGAAGGTGTGGAGGCGGGCGGTTTGGTGGCGGCGGGTGCTGTGGAGGCGGGGCGGCGGCGGGAACAGAGATTGGAGATTGCTGACCGGGCAAGAGGATAAGGCGAGGAGGTTTTGGATGGCTTGAGCGGGAGGCGGGGAGGGGCCCATGTGTCAGCGAGCAGGAGAGCGCGAGTGCGGCAGTGGAAAATTGGGCTCACGCATGGGCCCGATTTGTCGGTGGCACATGGTGGGCTGGCCTAGATGTTCATCAGCTCCCACCATTTGTTCAAACATTTTGTTTTTTAAATCTGTGGCAAAATCTTGTAACAAGTTTTTCTCCTACATACTATCTCCAAATCAgacatttttttcctaaaaatttctaaaatcttgATCTATCAATATGTTGAGTTGTTTTCGGCCATATTTTCATGGTGCAAACTTTGATCAAAAAAAGAAGTTAAACTTTTAAAAATTGCaacttcaaaccaaaatttgaaacTCCAAATCACTTCATCTGCAAAAgtcatgaatacaagagttgaacAACTCATCAAGACCAACAattcttattttggtcatttgtccaTCCGACAATGTGATAGTAAAGTAGTTCATAAATTCTACAATCTAAGTTAGAGTTTCATGAACTAGAAGTGAGACATGTAATTTTTATGAACTactttactatcactttgtcggatgaccGAATGACCAAAATAAGAATTGTTGGTCTTGATGAGTTGTTCAACTCTCGTATTCATGACTTTTGCAGATGAAGTGATTTGGAgtttcaaattttggtttgaagttGCAATTTTTAAAAGTTGAACTTCTTCCTTTGATCAAAGTTTGCACCATGAAAATATGGCCGAAAACAACTCAACATattgatagatcatgattttagaaatttttaggaaaaaacgtCTGATTTGGAGATAGTATGTAGGAGAAAAACTTGTTACAAGATTTTGCCATAGATTTAAAAAACAAAATGTTTGAACAAATGGTGGGAGCTGATGAACatctgggcccacatgtcattgaaaCGCTGGTCCACTTGGCACTAGCCTAAATAAGaactgggcccacatgtcatatgTAGAAGGGTGCTTCACTTGTGCTGAATTAGAGCACAGGCCATAGAACCCGTCACTGAGTTTGGCCGCTCAGCCACTATCGCTGGCCACCCCTCTGACCCCACCTGCCGGCGATCGTACCtccgcctacagccacgccaccTCAGCCCCCCTCTCATCAGCAGTTGCAGCCACCACCCCTCGCCCCTGCAGACATCGCCCCTCCCCCTGCCTGCTACTCCCCCTCCCTTCTCCTGCTTGCTACCGGCGGCGAGGCAACTCGTGGTGGTGCTTGGCCAGCCAGTTGAGCTGCTCGCCATCATAGAAGCCCCCACCACACTGTCATAGAAGCCCCTACCATGCCGTCATAGAAGCCCCCACCAGTGGAGCTTGGCCGGCCAGTTGAGGCAAGGTGGatctatttttgctaaaatagaaGGTGAGCTGAGTGAAGCAGAGTGTTCCCCTTTTGAATTTTTCTTACATTGCCTTTACTTGTTTGCACCTAAATACTTGCAGATCGAGATGGATAGGAGATGGATTTATAAGAGTGCACCATTTTCACTAGACTTTATGTCTGGCGTTCAACAATTCATGGAACATGTCAGAGGTAGATATGGTGCAGATGACAAAATCAAGTGTCCATGCCGAAAATGCCTAAACCAGAAAGAAATAAGCCAAGATGATGTACAAGAGCATATCGAAATCAATGGTATGTCTAGGTGCTGTACTAGGTGGATTCACCATGGAGAGGAAGATAATGATGTTGGTCAAGATGATGATGGAGAACTTGctgttgtacctgaagatatgtcatGGGATGGAAATGAACAGGCACCACTTGATGAGGAAGGACAAGCTGAAGATGTCATAGAAGATAGTGCACGGGGAGTTCAGGGGATGATTCAAGATTTGCACGCGGTAGCAAGCCATGGCTTTGGTGGTGACTTATATAAAGAAATCATAGAAGAGGCAAAGCGTGAACTTTATCCAGGTTGCATCGAAGAGTCTAGGCTAACTTTCATTATTAAGCTGCTGCATATAAAAGTGTACAATCGGATGACAACATCTGGGTTCGATGCATTCCTTGCATTGCTTTCATCATCTTTGAAGAATGTGCCCGGCCTTCCTAAGTCATATAATGAAATGAAAGCTCTGCTTCGGAAGCTTGGTTTTGGTTATGTTTCTATTGATGTGTGCAAGTATGATTGTGCCTTATTTTGGAAAGACCATGAAGGCAATGATCGTTGCCTAGTTTGTGGATTCACACGATGGAAAGTGAACAAGGAGGGCAGAAAGAAAGTTCCTCACAAGGTTCTTCATTACTTTCCAATTATTCCACGCCTTCAGAAGCTTTTTATGTCGAAGGAACGGACACAATATGCAAGATGGCACAAGGAAAAGAGGGTACCAGTTGAGAATGAAATGAGACATCCTGCTGATGGGGAAGCTTGGAAAGAATTTGATGAGACTTTCAAGTCTTTTGCAAATGATCCCTGCAGTTTGAGGTTAGCCATTGCTATAGATGGATTTAACCCATTTGGGTAGATGACCAATTCATATAGCATATGGCCAGTGATAGTGGTTCCATACAATTGGCCACCATGGATGTGTATGGACCAATCCAATTATATGCTTGCTTTGCTAATTCTAGGCAAAAAATCACTGGGCAAAGATTTCCATGTGTTCATGCAGCCTCTAATAGCAGACTTAATTACTCTTTGGGGTGGTGTCCCTACTTATGATGCTGTTGAAGGCAAAGAATTCAGACTGCGTGCAGCGATTCTATGGGGAATCAATGACTACCCTGCATTAGGCACCTTGTTAGGCAGAACCACAAGGGGTTACTTTGCATGTGTGCATTGTGATGAGAATCCATGTTCTGAATGCCTGAGAAACAAGATTGGTTTCATAGGACATAGACGTTTCCTTCCACATGACCATCCCTGGAGGAAAAACAGAACTTTTGATGGCCACCATGAAAATAGAGACCAGCCAAGGAAATTTAGTGCAGATGAGGTTATGGCAAGGTTGGATGAAATTAGCTATGTTCTAGGCAAGAATCCAGATATGCCAAAATCAAGAAAAAGACGCCATAATGGAGAACCAGTTTGGCATTTGAAGGTTAGCTTGTATGATTTGCCATATTGGTCAAAACTGAAGCTACAATACAACCTTGATGTTATGCACATAGAGAAAAACATATGTGACAACATTTTGTCAACTCTACTTAATATTCCTCACAAGACAAAGGACACAGTCGCTGCTACACTAGATTTGGAAGATAGAGGTATAAGAAAAGAGCTTCATTTGGTGGAATACTCCTCAAAGCCCAAAGCTTGTTACGTTCTAACACCGGAAGCAAAGAAAAAGTTCTTGGAGTATGTGAGCAATGTTAAATTTCCAGATGGCTACGCCTCTAATATATCAAGATGTGTCAATCTGGAGGGAGGAACAATGCATGGGCTAAAAACACATGACTGTCATATACTGTTTCAGCGTATTTTACCAGCTGCCCTTCGTGGTTTGGTGCGCAAAGATGTATATGAAGTACTTGCTGAATTGGGAAGGTTTTTTAGACAACTTTGCTCAAAAACTATAAAGGCTGATGCACTACACCAGATGAAGAATGATATTGTCATTATCCTTTGCAAGTTGGAGAAAATTTATCCTCCTGCATTCTTCGATGCTATGGTTCACCTAGCAGTACACTTACCGGATGAGGCACTCCTTAGGGGACCAGTTTAGTACGGGTGGATGTATCCCATTGAGAGAAGATTGGGCACCTTTAAGCGTTTCATCCGCAACAAAGCAAGACCAGAAGGAtctattgcagaggcatacactgCCTATGAGTGTATGACCCAGTGCTCAACATATTTCAGTGACATTATTAATAGGTTCACTAGGCCCGAGAGAAACTTAGATGGAGACATGTCACCCAATGGTTACTCTATTTTTGCACATGGTATTAACCTATTGGGTGCTTCAAAGTTACATTACGAAGATAAAGACTATGACTCTATGGTTTGGTTTGTTCTAAATAATTGCGAAGatgttgatgaatacaaagagtgAGTAATTGTTGTGATGTCATTGCATATAACTTTATTCAATATTGGTGTCACAAAAACTAATTAACTTATTCCTTTATTGCAGCTTGTACAGGGAAGAATTAGAACACCAACAGGTGAATGATATTGAAAAAGTGATGTCAACACAATTCGCTGCATGGTTCGAGAAACATGTGTGTGCAACTTAAGAACCTTTGACTAAATAATTTATGATTCAGTATATTTTCAAAGTAACTAATTCTCTATCTTTGCAACCTATAGATTACTAGATTGAAATGCAAAGGCACAACTGACATTGATGAAGACCTATACTCACTTGCATGTCGGCCGATCAACCATGTGCGTTCATACATAGCATGTATAACCAATGGGGTAAGGTACCACACTAAGGCTCGTGAAGAACATAGGCAGACACAAAACTCCACTATCAAAACTGAGGGTACTCACAATGATGGCACTATTGACTTCTATGGCACAATCACAGACATTATTGAGTTGACTTATGCTAAGAACAACAAAGGAAATAGAACTATTATCTTATTGCGGTGTGAATTTTACAATCTTGAGGGAAGGACATACTagatgaaagatgatggttaTTTCAAGAGCATTAACATCCAAGGCCGATGGTATAAGAATGATCCTTTCATTCTAGCCACAGAAGCTTCACAAGTATTTTTCTTGGAAGATAACAAGTTAGGCCCATCATGGCTAGTGGTACAAGATTTTGGCCACCGACATATATTTGATGTAGAAGAGTCCAACACAAACCAACCAATCCATGAACAAGTGCAGATGAGATGTTAGGAGGCATACCAAGAGGAGAATACTTCTTCCAGAGATGGTATAGTTGgggacatttatcttgaatggaTTTGCTGCACATGGATCAGCCAGGCAGCCCTGTCAGTAGAGACCTTGTCGAGAGCATCAGTCGACATGAACATATAGCTCAAGGTGAAGAAACATAcggcgaagatgaagatgaaacctTCCTTGAGTACCATAGTCCAGATGAAGGCAATATGTCAGATGAAGACAGTGATGATGACTAAACTTTGCATTTCTAGAGATTTTTGTGAACCATCCACTTCTATTAGTGATTCTGTTGTAATTCTGAACCATGAACTTCTATTAGTCATTCTGTTGTATTTGTGAACCATGAACTTCTTTATGTGCCTTATTTTGTTGTAAGACATTATATGCAATGGTTATGTTTCAATGGATATTTCATTCATGATGCAAGTTACTCAGGCTATAATGCTGCCCATATTTCATGGACATGATATATGTATATACTGTTGCCCAGAAAACATGCTGCAAGTTTATATGACACATGACATTGTCATGTAAAATACAAAGTTTGTCATGGAATGCCCAAAAATCTGGAGTAGGTTATATTTCTGAGATTATGACCAAAGACAATGTCATGGAAACTACAAAATTGTCATAATATATACATTGTGCCAAAATTTCACCCCACACAGGTTACACATCAAACATAGATCATAATTGCACAGGTTACATATTCATGCACACAAGAGAGGTCCAAGAGCACAAAGGCCCATAGTTCATACATGTCTTGCCAAACACATACATCCAGCACAATAGGTTCAACATGTTCTTGCCAACACTACAGCTTTTGTCAACATTACAGACAAAACACAAAGGCCCACACTTCATCACAATTGCCTACTTCAACACAACAGCTACAACCAAGAAGATGACCAACAAAAGGAATATTGTTACATTCACACATCCACACACAAGACAAATGCAACTTCCTATGCCTTCCCTGTTCTTGCCAACCATCTCCTTGACCTTGTTCAGATTTTCCTCTAAGCTTTCAATTTTTCCCACAAGCTCAGGAACATCTGTTGTCGAAGCTGCTGCAACGGTTGGGTGAACTGATGGTAGGTATCCATTATCAACAAGAAACACCACATACTCTTCCTCAAACCAATACCTAGAACATGACCTCTGCATCCAAATTACAACAACAGGGAATGAAATTAGGGCAAACAAGAACAAAATTTGGGCAATGCAAATTGAGCAACCGCACTGACATTTCCATAGCTCTTCCTAGGACACTTGAAAAATCTCTTTCCTTTGTTAGACCCAGACTTTGTCGTGGCAGCAAACACCCTAACATCCCTGCAATCTAGGCATCTAGTCAATGGCAACCCAGTCACATCATCGATCCGTGCCTGTAGATCGACGGCACTGGCCAGAGGCGTAGCATCCACAACAGCAAGGGGTCCGGGTTCCTGGGCACTCCTAGCTGCGCTTGAACGACGATT encodes the following:
- the LOC136535442 gene encoding uncharacterized protein — encoded protein: MEHVRGRYGADDKIKCPCRKCLNQKEISQDDVQEHIEINGMSRCCTRWIHHGEEDNDVGQDDDGELAVVPEDMSWDGNEQAPLDEEGQAEDVIEDSARGVQGMIQDLHAVASHGFGGDLYKEIIEEAKRELYPGCIEESRLTFIIKLLHIKVYNRMTTSGFDAFLALLSSSLKNVPGLPKSYNEMKALLRKLGFGYVSIDVCKYDCALFWKDHEGNDRCLVCGFTRWKVNKEGRKKVPHKVLHYFPIIPRLQKLFMSKERTQYARWHKEKRVPVENEMRHPADGEAWKEFDETFKSFANDPCSLRLAIAIDGFNPFG